Proteins co-encoded in one Paraburkholderia edwinii genomic window:
- the queG gene encoding tRNA epoxyqueuosine(34) reductase QueG, with amino-acid sequence MDYMAKHGMKRARPAELVAGTLRVITARMAYLPADLPTHLPDSIDAGKGDESADAGEVARGADDRGRGEQPGEAAGAKGGERSSDQAGDAAGARGAERSSEAAGTAHATLSGKQRAAEPGEPDWRSREVARLADPSAAVVSIYARGRDYHKVMRNRLQQLAERIEAEIGPYGFRVFTDSAPVLEVELAQKAGVGWRGKHTLLLQRDAGSLFFLGEIYIDLPLPTDAQSAPERAPQTAGAHCGHCTRCIDACPTGAIVGPYKVDARRCISYLTIELKGSIPRDLRPLIGNRVYGCDDCQLVCPWNKFAKAAPVADFDVRHGLDRASLTELFSWSAEDFDTRMQGSAIRRIGYECWLRNLAVGMGNALRADRATLAPRVRLEIVDALRGRADDPSALVREHVQWALEAA; translated from the coding sequence ATGGATTATATGGCCAAACATGGGATGAAACGTGCACGGCCTGCCGAGCTTGTGGCCGGCACGCTACGCGTGATTACCGCGCGCATGGCCTATTTGCCCGCTGATTTGCCGACTCATTTGCCCGATTCGATAGATGCCGGAAAGGGGGATGAAAGCGCGGACGCCGGGGAGGTCGCGCGTGGTGCTGACGATCGTGGGCGTGGCGAACAGCCCGGCGAGGCGGCCGGTGCAAAGGGCGGCGAGCGGAGTAGCGACCAGGCCGGTGACGCGGCCGGTGCGCGGGGCGCCGAGCGGAGCAGTGAAGCGGCCGGCACAGCGCATGCGACGCTAAGCGGCAAACAGCGCGCAGCCGAGCCGGGCGAGCCTGACTGGCGCAGTCGCGAGGTCGCACGCCTCGCGGATCCGTCCGCAGCCGTCGTGTCGATTTACGCGCGCGGCCGCGATTATCACAAGGTGATGCGCAATCGTCTGCAGCAGCTCGCGGAACGTATCGAAGCCGAAATCGGTCCGTATGGGTTTCGTGTGTTTACCGATTCGGCGCCCGTGCTCGAAGTCGAACTCGCGCAGAAAGCGGGTGTCGGCTGGCGCGGCAAGCATACGCTGCTGCTTCAGCGCGACGCCGGGTCGCTGTTTTTCCTCGGCGAGATCTACATCGATCTGCCGCTGCCGACCGACGCGCAAAGCGCGCCCGAGCGTGCGCCGCAAACCGCGGGCGCGCATTGCGGCCACTGCACGCGCTGCATCGATGCGTGCCCGACGGGGGCGATCGTCGGTCCGTACAAGGTCGATGCGCGGCGCTGCATCTCGTATCTGACGATCGAACTGAAGGGCAGTATTCCCCGGGATTTGCGGCCGCTGATCGGCAATCGTGTCTACGGATGCGACGACTGCCAGCTCGTGTGTCCGTGGAACAAATTCGCGAAGGCCGCGCCGGTCGCGGACTTCGATGTGCGGCACGGGCTCGACCGTGCATCGTTGACCGAACTGTTCAGCTGGAGCGCGGAAGACTTCGATACGCGCATGCAAGGCAGCGCGATTCGACGGATCGGCTACGAATGCTGGCTGCGCAATCTCGCTGTCGGCATGGGCAATGCGTTGCGCGCGGACCGGGCCACGCTCGCGCCGCGGGTGCGTTTGGAAATTGTCGATGCGCTGCGCGGCCGCGCCGACGATCCTTCGGCGCTCGTGCGCGAACATGTGCAATGGGCGCTGGAGGCGGCGTAG
- the tsaE gene encoding tRNA (adenosine(37)-N6)-threonylcarbamoyltransferase complex ATPase subunit type 1 TsaE, with translation MPVQPDHATPPSASVLLERTTMLADEAATAAFGERFARALEAVRGEQRTSGHAFKGLQVQLIGDLGAGKTTLVRATLRALGHTGRVRSPTYTLVEPYTVELPGKGPDRELAVYHFDLYRFNDPAEWADAGFREYFDSGAVCLVEWPQRAGTVLGVPDLVFSLEVEGEGRRLTALAYSESGKACLERC, from the coding sequence ATGCCCGTTCAACCCGATCACGCGACACCGCCTTCTGCCAGCGTCCTGCTCGAGCGCACCACGATGCTCGCGGACGAAGCCGCGACCGCGGCGTTCGGCGAACGATTCGCGCGAGCGCTCGAAGCCGTGCGCGGCGAACAGCGCACAAGCGGGCACGCGTTCAAGGGTTTGCAGGTGCAGCTGATCGGCGACCTCGGCGCCGGCAAGACCACGCTCGTGCGCGCCACGCTGCGCGCACTCGGTCACACCGGCCGTGTACGCAGCCCGACCTATACGCTCGTCGAGCCTTATACGGTTGAGCTGCCCGGCAAGGGACCTGACCGGGAACTCGCGGTCTATCACTTCGATCTGTACCGTTTCAACGATCCGGCCGAATGGGCCGATGCGGGCTTTCGCGAATATTTCGACAGCGGCGCGGTCTGTCTCGTCGAATGGCCGCAGCGCGCGGGCACTGTGCTCGGTGTGCCGGATCTCGTCTTCTCGCTCGAAGTGGAGGGAGAGGGACGCAGGTTGACCGCCCTGGCGTATAGCGAATCAGGAAAAGCATGTCTCGAAAGATGTTGA